A genomic region of Nostoc sp. UHCC 0702 contains the following coding sequences:
- the tnpA gene encoding IS200/IS605 family transposase: MTNSLEPRHNNHSIGNAVVHLVWIPKRRRKVLVNEVAKRVRQIFYDLASYKDWDILALEIAPDHIHLFVEYQPTYAINQIVKFFKGRSSYLLRSEFPDLKKMPSMWTNSYFYSTAGNVSAAVIKKYIEDPHHK; the protein is encoded by the coding sequence ATGACTAATTCGTTAGAACCTAGACACAACAATCACTCTATAGGTAACGCTGTCGTTCATCTGGTATGGATACCCAAGCGTAGACGTAAGGTGTTAGTGAATGAAGTAGCTAAACGAGTAAGACAGATATTTTATGATTTAGCTTCATATAAAGATTGGGATATTCTGGCTCTGGAAATAGCACCAGACCACATACATTTATTTGTGGAATATCAACCAACTTACGCGATTAATCAAATAGTTAAATTCTTTAAAGGCAGGTCATCTTATCTGCTTAGAAGCGAGTTTCCAGATTTAAAAAAGATGCCTAGTATGTGGACAAATAGTTATTTTTATTCAACTGCTGGAAATGTTAGCGCGGCAGTAATCAAGAAATATATTGAAGATCCTCACCACAAATAG
- a CDS encoding transposase yields MLVLEYKVKAKKHQYDAINEAIRTTKFIRNKAIRYWMDAPKEAKVNKIALNNYSTALRKEFKFVEKLNSMACQSATERAWLAIDRFYQNCQKKVSGKKGYPRFQKDNRSVEYKTSGWALNAIKRRITFTDKKAIGEVKLLGKWDIQTYPVKQIKRVRLLKKADGYYCQFCIDVDVKSESRIANGEIGLDVGLEYFYSDSKGNHEENPRFLSQAEKAIKHAQRQIYKKEKGKNKRRIARQRYQRKHLKVSRQRKEHAMRLARNVCKANALVAYEDLNVKGMVKNHALAKSINDASWSMFRRWLEYFAAIFNSTVVAVNPRMTSQKCSDCGAIVKKSLSTRSHVCSCGCSLQRDVNAAKNILNRGIASLGHKRSNASGVGTSTLIGVSLLEQVLTVNEESPNFTTK; encoded by the coding sequence ATGCTAGTTTTAGAGTACAAAGTTAAAGCTAAGAAGCATCAATATGATGCAATTAACGAAGCTATCCGTACAACTAAATTCATCAGAAATAAAGCTATACGCTACTGGATGGATGCACCAAAAGAAGCCAAAGTTAATAAAATTGCTTTGAATAATTACTCAACAGCATTACGGAAGGAATTTAAATTTGTTGAGAAATTAAATTCAATGGCTTGTCAATCTGCCACTGAAAGAGCGTGGCTAGCCATTGATAGGTTTTACCAGAATTGTCAGAAAAAAGTATCAGGTAAAAAGGGATATCCCAGATTTCAGAAAGATAACCGTTCGGTTGAGTATAAAACGTCAGGATGGGCTTTAAACGCTATCAAAAGACGTATTACCTTTACCGACAAAAAAGCTATAGGTGAGGTTAAATTACTTGGTAAATGGGATATTCAAACTTACCCAGTCAAACAGATTAAGCGTGTTAGATTACTCAAAAAAGCTGATGGTTACTATTGCCAATTCTGCATTGATGTAGACGTTAAATCTGAATCCAGAATTGCTAATGGTGAAATCGGGCTAGATGTGGGTCTTGAATATTTTTACTCAGATTCCAAAGGTAATCATGAGGAAAATCCTAGATTTTTGAGTCAAGCTGAGAAAGCAATTAAACACGCTCAACGTCAAATTTACAAAAAAGAGAAAGGCAAAAACAAACGACGGATAGCCAGACAGAGATATCAAAGGAAGCATTTAAAAGTAAGTAGGCAACGGAAAGAACACGCCATGAGATTGGCGCGTAACGTATGCAAGGCTAACGCCTTAGTAGCCTATGAAGATTTAAATGTTAAAGGTATGGTGAAAAATCACGCTCTTGCCAAGAGTATTAATGATGCTTCTTGGTCAATGTTCCGTCGTTGGTTAGAATATTTTGCGGCTATATTTAACAGTACAGTTGTTGCTGTCAATCCGAGAATGACATCTCAAAAATGCTCAGATTGTGGTGCAATTGTGAAAAAATCCCTCTCAACTCGTAGCCATGTATGCAGTTGTGGCTGTAGTTTACAGAGGGATGTTAATGCTGCAAAAAATATTTTGAATCGCGGCATCGCTAGCTTGGGGCACAAGCGAAGTAACGCTTCAGGAGTCGGAACCTCTACGCTAATTGGCGTAAGCCTGTTAGAGCAAGTTCTGACGGTGAATGAAGAATCCCCCAACTTTACGACTAAGTGA
- a CDS encoding response regulator transcription factor: protein MHVLFVEDETKIANFVQAGLKEQGFVVDYCDNGNDAYIQAMENEYDAIVLDIMIPGKDGLAILKSLRQAGRNVPVILLTARNELDDRLEGLNLGADDYIAKPFFVEELVARIHAVMRRSFSDRQNMLCVGPLKLDRITREVTCDGQVVELTTREFNLMEYLMRSPGRVFTRTQILEHVWGYDFNPSTNVVDVCIQRIRKKIDSIGGLSWIESVRGVGYRFRNSL, encoded by the coding sequence ATGCACGTCCTGTTTGTTGAAGACGAAACAAAAATTGCTAACTTCGTTCAAGCTGGGTTAAAAGAGCAGGGATTTGTCGTTGATTACTGCGACAACGGCAATGATGCATACATTCAAGCGATGGAAAATGAATACGACGCCATCGTACTGGATATCATGATACCGGGGAAGGATGGTTTGGCTATCCTTAAAAGTTTGCGACAGGCAGGACGGAATGTGCCAGTGATTTTGTTAACCGCTCGCAATGAACTTGATGATCGGCTCGAAGGTTTAAATCTTGGGGCAGATGACTATATCGCCAAACCTTTTTTTGTGGAAGAATTAGTTGCCCGCATTCATGCTGTGATGCGTCGAAGTTTTAGCGATCGCCAAAATATGCTTTGCGTCGGCCCCCTGAAGCTGGATCGGATCACGCGAGAAGTTACTTGTGATGGGCAGGTTGTGGAACTTACCACCCGTGAGTTTAATCTGATGGAATACTTGATGCGCTCTCCTGGAAGGGTTTTTACCCGCACCCAAATCCTAGAACATGTCTGGGGCTATGATTTCAACCCCAGTACCAATGTGGTTGATGTGTGTATTCAACGAATTCGCAAAAAGATTGACTCGATTGGTGGGTTGAGTTGGATTGAGAGCGTGCGGGGGGTTGGCTATCGTTTTCGTAATTCACTTTAA
- a CDS encoding chloride channel protein: MSLPVLSQRFRSWLQPRRGLAIAEASIIGLVAALSAVFLKVGSGWLGTWRVHTSHVLPAWFALPVVGLVFGFLAGALVQRLAPEASGSGIPQVKATLANVANALSLRVAIVKLLSAMIALGSGITLGRQGPTVQVGASLAAGMSRWVPTSPDHRRQMIAAGAGAGLAAAFNAPLAGVLFIVEELLQDLSGITLGTAIIASFIGGVVSRLLGGGSLELNLQLLNYSSKFSLPEIPLFLLLGILAGLLGALFNHGIVKSIKFYKRLHVSLPLRVALAGFISGIVVAILPEYFRDNSGLREYIITGNANPSLAVMVFVAQFILTLIAFGSGAPGGLFAPSLILGSCLGHLVGVCESQLLGVGSPTTYALAGMGGFFSAVSKVPITAIVIVFEMTTDFNLVLPLMIVSVVAYLVADKVAPGSLYDKLLQLNGIVITKAAPSDGILRNLTAKDVMQQQVETLDADMTLDEAKQAFSRSHHRGFPVVEDSKLVGIVTQSDLTKIHNRNLPNDTPLGEIMSSSPVTVTPLHNLRNVLYLLDRYQISRLPVVEGRKLIGIITRADIIRAEVEHLNCEAPSPKLQAEPSYVVYQTRSPSIGRGRLLVPVANPETAATLLQMAAAIARDRHYEIECVQVMLISRHSSPTETQVRTAKSRRLLRQAEVLAKKWRIPVHTQIRVAHDAAQAILETINERHIDLILMGWKGNTSTPGRIFGSVVDTLIRQATCDVVLVKLGRGAIEQGGRGAEGQGGRGAGVQGGRGENSTSSPLSPSSPSSPSSPPTPQFNRWLLPMAGGPNSRVALKLLPALVTLGDEAEIRLTQVFKPSEIKPDMTVLEQAIRQLIRRRKLSGTVVAVPVQANSVAEGVINLVKTEGYDVVVLGASREGLLQQAIQGNIPEAIASGVESTVILVRGAIND, encoded by the coding sequence ATGTCGCTTCCTGTTCTTTCTCAGCGCTTTCGCAGCTGGTTGCAACCTAGAAGAGGTCTAGCGATCGCAGAAGCTTCTATTATTGGTCTGGTGGCGGCTTTGTCTGCGGTATTCCTAAAAGTGGGATCGGGATGGCTGGGGACATGGCGAGTCCATACTTCCCACGTTTTACCAGCATGGTTTGCTTTGCCAGTGGTGGGTTTAGTCTTTGGCTTTTTGGCTGGTGCTTTAGTGCAAAGGTTGGCACCGGAGGCATCGGGAAGCGGTATCCCCCAAGTGAAAGCCACTCTTGCCAATGTTGCCAATGCATTATCATTGCGGGTGGCAATTGTCAAGCTATTGAGTGCCATGATTGCTTTAGGTTCAGGCATAACTCTAGGAAGGCAAGGCCCCACTGTGCAAGTAGGGGCAAGTTTGGCAGCGGGAATGAGTCGTTGGGTTCCCACTTCCCCAGATCATCGACGGCAGATGATTGCTGCTGGTGCTGGTGCAGGCTTGGCAGCAGCTTTCAATGCCCCCCTGGCGGGTGTATTATTTATCGTGGAGGAGTTACTTCAAGATTTATCTGGAATAACCCTAGGCACTGCCATCATCGCTTCCTTCATTGGTGGGGTAGTATCTCGGCTGTTGGGTGGCGGTAGTCTGGAACTCAATCTACAGTTACTCAACTACTCGAGCAAGTTCTCTCTGCCAGAAATTCCTTTATTCCTGCTGTTGGGCATCTTAGCTGGGTTACTAGGTGCTTTGTTTAATCATGGCATCGTTAAAAGTATAAAATTTTATAAACGATTACATGTGAGTTTGCCGCTAAGAGTGGCTTTAGCTGGATTTATTTCCGGCATTGTAGTAGCAATACTTCCTGAGTATTTTCGTGATAATTCTGGTTTACGCGAATATATAATTACTGGTAACGCAAATCCATCCTTGGCAGTGATGGTATTTGTGGCTCAGTTTATTCTCACCCTCATAGCATTTGGTTCCGGGGCACCAGGAGGTTTATTCGCCCCTAGTCTAATCTTGGGTTCTTGTTTAGGGCACTTGGTTGGTGTGTGCGAGTCCCAGTTATTGGGGGTGGGTTCTCCTACTACCTATGCTTTAGCGGGAATGGGGGGTTTTTTTAGCGCTGTTTCCAAAGTGCCAATCACGGCAATTGTGATTGTCTTTGAAATGACTACAGATTTCAATTTAGTGCTGCCTTTGATGATTGTGTCTGTAGTAGCTTACTTGGTTGCCGATAAAGTAGCACCAGGATCGCTTTACGATAAACTTTTACAATTGAACGGCATTGTAATCACTAAAGCAGCACCTAGCGATGGCATACTGAGAAATTTAACTGCTAAAGATGTCATGCAGCAACAGGTAGAGACTCTAGACGCAGACATGACCTTGGATGAAGCAAAGCAGGCATTTTCTCGTTCTCATCATCGTGGCTTCCCAGTGGTTGAGGACTCCAAGTTAGTAGGGATTGTAACGCAATCGGATTTAACCAAGATACACAATCGCAACCTGCCTAATGATACTCCCTTGGGGGAGATTATGAGTTCCAGCCCGGTGACGGTGACACCCTTACACAATCTGAGGAATGTACTGTATTTACTAGATCGCTATCAAATTAGTCGCTTACCCGTGGTAGAAGGAAGAAAATTAATTGGCATTATTACTCGTGCAGACATCATTCGCGCCGAAGTAGAGCATCTCAATTGTGAAGCTCCTAGCCCAAAACTACAAGCAGAACCTTCTTATGTAGTTTATCAAACGCGATCGCCCAGCATTGGTAGAGGTAGATTATTAGTACCAGTAGCGAATCCCGAAACCGCAGCCACCCTGTTACAAATGGCAGCAGCCATTGCCCGCGATCGCCATTATGAAATAGAGTGTGTGCAAGTGATGTTGATATCACGTCACAGTTCTCCAACAGAAACACAAGTCAGAACAGCAAAAAGTCGCCGCTTGCTCAGACAGGCAGAAGTTTTGGCAAAAAAGTGGCGAATTCCCGTGCATACACAGATTCGAGTTGCCCACGATGCCGCCCAAGCAATCTTAGAGACAATCAACGAACGACACATAGATTTAATTTTGATGGGATGGAAAGGTAACACATCTACCCCTGGTAGGATTTTTGGTAGTGTCGTAGATACTTTAATTCGCCAAGCCACTTGCGATGTCGTATTGGTAAAGTTAGGCAGGGGAGCTATTGAGCAGGGGGGCAGGGGGGCAGAGGGGCAGGGGGGCAGGGGGGCAGGGGTGCAGGGGGGCAGGGGAGAAAATTCTACCTCATCCCCCTTATCTCCCTCATCCCCCTCATCTCCCTCATCCCCCCCCACTCCCCAATTCAACCGCTGGCTATTACCAATGGCTGGTGGCCCCAATTCTAGGGTGGCACTGAAGTTGTTACCTGCTTTGGTGACATTAGGTGATGAAGCAGAAATCCGCTTAACACAGGTGTTCAAGCCATCTGAAATTAAGCCAGATATGACAGTTTTAGAACAAGCCATCCGCCAACTCATCCGTCGCCGCAAACTGTCTGGTACAGTAGTTGCTGTGCCAGTACAAGCCAATTCAGTTGCCGAAGGCGTGATTAACTTAGTGAAAACTGAAGGTTATGATGTTGTTGTTTTAGGAGCTTCGCGTGAGGGATTATTGCAGCAGGCAATTCAAGGTAATATTCCGGAAGCGATCGCCTCTGGTGTGGAAAGTACGGTTATATTGGTCAGGGGCGCGATTAATGATTAA